The following coding sequences lie in one Haladaptatus sp. DJG-WS-42 genomic window:
- a CDS encoding ABC transporter ATP-binding protein — MIAVDGLVHRYAGVAAVDDVSLSIADGECLILAGPNGSGKTTLVRHLNGLLEPDEGTVLVNGVSVQEDLVAARVAVGMVFQDPRDGFVAATVGEDVRFGPENLGLAHDEIDRRVEAALAAVNMAGRERERIDRLSGGEQERVAIAGALAMEPDFLVLDEPFTGLDEPARQSVLARLESLQDSGTGIIVVTHDLRDVFSLADRVVVMSDGCVGVSGTPDEVLDALPDLGVRPPC, encoded by the coding sequence ATGATTGCGGTTGACGGTCTCGTCCACCGCTACGCCGGTGTCGCCGCTGTAGACGACGTCTCGCTCTCGATTGCCGATGGTGAATGTCTCATTCTCGCCGGGCCGAACGGCTCTGGCAAAACGACGCTCGTGCGTCACCTGAACGGCCTGCTCGAACCAGACGAGGGAACCGTCCTCGTGAACGGCGTTTCCGTGCAAGAAGACCTCGTCGCCGCACGCGTCGCCGTTGGCATGGTGTTCCAAGACCCGCGCGACGGCTTCGTCGCCGCGACGGTTGGCGAAGATGTGCGCTTCGGGCCGGAGAATCTGGGACTCGCACACGACGAAATCGACCGACGCGTCGAAGCCGCGCTCGCGGCGGTGAACATGGCAGGCCGAGAACGCGAGCGCATCGACCGGCTGTCGGGTGGCGAACAAGAGCGCGTCGCCATCGCGGGCGCGCTTGCGATGGAACCTGATTTCCTCGTCCTCGACGAACCGTTTACCGGCCTCGACGAACCCGCTCGCCAGTCCGTGCTCGCGCGACTCGAATCGCTGCAGGACTCCGGGACGGGCATCATCGTCGTGACCCACGACCTGCGCGACGTGTTTTCGCTCGCAGACCGCGTCGTGGTGATGAGCGATGGCTGTGTTGGTGTTTCCGGGACACCTGACGAGGTGCTCGACGCGCTGCCCGACCTCGGCGTTCGCCCGCCATGTTGA
- a CDS encoding energy-coupling factor transporter transmembrane protein EcfT, protein MLTYEPGESVAHALDPRTKLAFQLAFAVAAFAHTTPAGLAALSGVAGVSLWVSKTPLLAALRELRIVLAVLVFAPILEGLVLGPPWFSIAEATGPTLASYRAVLIVLVAATYVRTTPARASRAAIQRVIPGKAGQFLGMGVSLVFRFLPVLLADIHRMRMAIQARLGDQRSIPERASIIALSGLARAFSRADTLSLALRARCFAWNPTLPRLRFARRDVPGLVAAAGLVAVAFV, encoded by the coding sequence ATGTTGACGTACGAACCCGGCGAGTCGGTCGCCCACGCGCTCGACCCGCGAACCAAGTTAGCGTTCCAACTCGCGTTTGCGGTCGCGGCGTTCGCCCACACAACACCCGCAGGATTGGCCGCGCTGTCGGGCGTCGCGGGCGTTTCACTCTGGGTGTCGAAGACGCCGCTTCTCGCCGCGCTGCGTGAGTTGCGCATCGTCCTCGCAGTGCTCGTGTTCGCGCCAATTCTCGAAGGACTGGTGCTTGGCCCGCCGTGGTTCTCGATTGCAGAAGCGACTGGCCCCACACTCGCCAGCTATCGCGCGGTGCTCATCGTCCTCGTCGCGGCGACCTACGTCCGGACGACTCCAGCGCGCGCCTCGCGAGCGGCGATTCAGCGCGTGATTCCCGGAAAAGCTGGCCAATTCCTTGGGATGGGCGTCTCGCTCGTGTTCCGGTTTCTGCCCGTGTTGCTCGCGGACATTCACCGGATGCGGATGGCGATACAGGCGCGTCTCGGCGACCAGCGGTCGATTCCAGAGCGGGCGAGCATCATCGCGCTGTCTGGACTCGCGCGGGCGTTCTCGCGCGCGGACACGCTGTCGCTGGCACTCCGGGCGCGGTGTTTCGCGTGGAACCCGACGCTCCCTCGCCTGCGCTTTGCGCGCCGTGATGTGCCCGGACTGGTGGCGGCGGCTGGGTTGGTGGCCGTCGCCTTCGTATGA
- a CDS encoding (Fe-S)-binding protein, whose product MTLLLQAGATQTRPTFWQISPVGEVLFYYLAAVVVAVFLYGVYDRFARYSRGTDDWFERLDDLPGRIVSAVKIVGSNEKQFNRDLYGGVMHAFIMWGFLTLLIGTTILAIDMDIWTKVLGQPSFFVNEFYLSYSLVMDALGFLFVVGIGMALYRRYALRTDRLWGKHTSLEDDLFIWTLFLLGVGGYLTEGVRILAQDFPEFETVSFVGWFVADVLRVAGMTPEMALSFYPITWWSHALLALVFVAAVPYAKPFHMISSFANVVTRDEMAGKRLPGVPADASPDEIGASSIDDFSWKQILDQDACTKCGRCSSVCPAKASGRPLDPRDVILDLKSYREGLDAGRTEEMPIIADGGTSVIDSHTMESCMACMACMDACPVEIEHLSSFTEMNRRLTESGQMDENVQEAMMNIFSNGNSFGDPQRKRADWTDQLDFEIPDAREEAVEYLWYVGDYPSYDERNKRVARALATIFHESGVSFGILYDDEQNDGNDVRRVGEEGLYEMLTEDNIAAFEECDFEKVVCTDPHSYNTFKNEYPDFGWGGEVYHYTQVVEELVNSGTLGLRGTELDYTVTYHDPCHLGRYNDEYEAPREVIRATGVMLDEMPRNRSNSFCCGGGGGGLWMDFEETAKPSEERIREALEDTDTGSAVEKFVVACPMCMTMYEDGRKTGDYEDDIDVVDISELVVEALGAMDKANL is encoded by the coding sequence ATGACACTCCTCCTTCAGGCGGGAGCGACGCAGACGCGGCCGACGTTTTGGCAGATCAGCCCAGTCGGTGAGGTGCTGTTCTACTATCTGGCCGCCGTCGTCGTCGCCGTTTTCCTCTACGGCGTCTACGACCGCTTTGCCCGCTACAGCCGAGGTACGGACGACTGGTTCGAGCGCCTCGACGACCTGCCCGGCCGCATCGTGAGCGCCGTGAAAATCGTCGGCTCGAACGAGAAACAGTTCAACAGAGACCTCTACGGCGGCGTGATGCACGCCTTCATCATGTGGGGCTTTCTGACGCTGCTCATCGGGACGACAATTCTCGCCATCGACATGGACATCTGGACGAAGGTGCTTGGCCAGCCCTCGTTCTTCGTAAACGAGTTTTATCTCTCCTACTCGCTCGTGATGGACGCCCTTGGCTTCCTCTTCGTCGTCGGTATCGGCATGGCGCTGTATCGGCGCTACGCCCTCCGTACCGACCGGCTCTGGGGCAAACACACCTCGCTCGAAGATGACCTCTTCATCTGGACCCTCTTCTTGCTCGGCGTCGGTGGCTACCTCACCGAGGGGGTGCGCATCCTCGCACAGGACTTCCCCGAGTTCGAAACCGTGAGCTTCGTCGGCTGGTTTGTCGCAGACGTGCTCAGAGTCGCGGGCATGACGCCCGAGATGGCGCTCTCGTTCTACCCGATTACGTGGTGGAGCCACGCGCTGCTCGCGCTCGTGTTCGTCGCCGCCGTGCCGTACGCGAAGCCGTTCCACATGATTTCGAGTTTCGCAAACGTCGTCACCCGCGACGAAATGGCCGGCAAACGCCTCCCCGGCGTGCCCGCAGACGCCAGCCCGGACGAAATTGGCGCATCTTCGATTGACGACTTCTCGTGGAAGCAGATTCTCGACCAGGACGCCTGTACGAAATGTGGCCGCTGTTCGTCGGTCTGTCCGGCAAAAGCATCCGGTCGCCCACTCGACCCACGCGACGTGATTCTCGACCTGAAATCCTACCGTGAAGGGCTGGATGCAGGTCGCACCGAAGAGATGCCGATTATCGCAGACGGCGGCACGAGCGTCATCGACAGCCACACGATGGAATCGTGCATGGCCTGCATGGCCTGCATGGACGCCTGCCCGGTCGAAATCGAGCACCTGTCTTCCTTTACGGAGATGAACCGGCGGCTCACCGAGTCCGGCCAGATGGACGAGAACGTCCAAGAGGCGATGATGAACATCTTCTCGAACGGCAACTCCTTCGGTGACCCACAGCGAAAGCGCGCAGACTGGACCGACCAGTTGGACTTCGAGATTCCGGACGCGCGCGAGGAGGCTGTTGAATATCTCTGGTACGTCGGCGACTACCCGAGCTACGACGAGCGCAACAAGCGCGTCGCCCGCGCACTCGCGACCATCTTCCACGAATCCGGCGTGAGCTTCGGCATTCTCTACGACGACGAGCAGAACGACGGCAACGACGTGCGCCGGGTCGGTGAGGAAGGCCTCTACGAGATGCTCACCGAGGACAACATCGCCGCCTTCGAGGAGTGTGACTTCGAGAAGGTCGTCTGTACCGACCCGCACTCCTACAACACGTTCAAAAACGAGTACCCGGACTTCGGCTGGGGCGGCGAAGTCTACCACTACACGCAGGTTGTCGAAGAACTCGTGAACTCCGGTACGCTCGGCCTTCGTGGAACGGAACTCGACTACACCGTCACGTACCACGACCCGTGTCACCTCGGCCGGTACAACGACGAGTACGAAGCACCCCGCGAGGTCATCCGCGCGACGGGCGTCATGCTCGATGAGATGCCGCGAAACCGCAGCAACTCGTTCTGTTGTGGTGGCGGTGGCGGTGGTCTCTGGATGGACTTCGAAGAGACCGCAAAGCCGAGCGAAGAGCGCATCCGCGAAGCGCTTGAGGACACAGACACCGGCAGTGCGGTCGAAAAGTTCGTCGTCGCCTGTCCGATGTGCATGACGATGTACGAAGACGGCCGCAAGACCGGCGATTACGAAGACGACATCGACGTCGTGGACATCTCCGAACTCGTCGTCGAGGCGCTCGGTGCGATGGACAAAGCGAACCTGTAG